Proteins co-encoded in one Malus sylvestris chromosome 7, drMalSylv7.2, whole genome shotgun sequence genomic window:
- the LOC126630777 gene encoding uncharacterized protein LOC126630777 isoform X2 translates to MLPHYNSFPCHSNQAHTTGSLAPPPHQMQPQLGIRNPQIPVQFSNSNSMIALPNFMNLPNNLLPMQNNHLGMPQFGSIGPTSQPGQLNVGFFGSQGMPQFCNLVQQVNQLMSSQVPGQIFGHNMLNLQQQMNQNMGLPYGQFCLPNSMQNMNQFVPMQMQNPPQVRPNYGFPVSNQAPQTTMSQSVPLFANNRANLHSNQAGQQVNQNQQNLGLPPVQGTQENKTNSSGGYNSNSNWKQSPSKSFTKNPKNHQGGFQNPQAHHMKNAKGKFSFPNGHKGKGLRNESEGKFSLANSSNQGRERKRSLFLSYTEQEIERWREERRKHYPSKSNIEKKISEKLINSEVIEREANIRREQLKDILTKQAELGVQIAEVPSHYLADSNQGHIKEDNETLTKKGRSSNKFGKREKYDRKDRFSKRQRSHQRDSSSDPSFDKREPNKREPTLLQKLLSADIRRDRSHLLQVFRFMVTNSFFKDCPDKPLKFPTVAVKESSCDEEVAQKLSSLVEKDAFKGSDKSMVGRVYNNHSGNNNDVGNSVDSSDEDDGEGEGTERPGEEEEEIID, encoded by the exons ATGTTACCTCACTACAATTCGTTTCCTTGCCATTCAAACCAAGCTCACACAACTGGTAGCTTGGCTCCACCTCCTCACCAG ATGCAACCTCAATTGGGTATCAGGAATCCCCAAATTCCAGTCCAATTTAGTAATTCCAATTCCATGATAGCTCTACCCAATTTCATGAATCTACCAAACAACCTTCTTCCTATGCAAAATAACCATCTGGGTATGCCTCAATTCGGTTCCATTGGCCCTACATCTCAACCGGGTCAGCTGAATGTTGGGTTTTTCGGTTCGCAAGGTATGCCTCAATTCTGCAATTTGGTGCAGCAAGTGAATCAATTGATGTCATCTCAAGTGCCTGGGCAAATATTTGGGCATAACATGTTAAATTTACAGCAACAGATGAACCAGAATATGGGTTTGCCGTATGGACAATTTTGTTTGCCCAATTCAATGCAAAACATGAATCAATTTGTGCCAATGCAAATGCAAAATCCACCACAAGTCCGTCCTAATTATGGTTTTCCGGTATCAAATCAAGCACCTCAGACCACAATGTCTCAAAGTGTCCCATTGTTTGCAAATAACCGGGCTAATCTGCATTCTAATCAGGCAGGCCAGCAAGTTAACCAAAATCAGCAAAACTTGGGTCTACCCCCAGTGCAAGGGACACAG gaaaataaaacaaatagtAGTGGTGGTTACAATTCAAATTCCAATTGGAAACAATCACCAAGCAAAAGCTTTACAAAGAATCCGAAGAATCACCAAGGCGG ATTTCAGAATCCTCAGGCGCATCATATGAAAAATGCAAAGGGAAAGTTCTCTTTTCCTAATGGGCACAAGGGAAAAG GGTTAAGAAATGAGAGTGAAGGAAAGTTTTCTCTGGCCAACTCTTCAAACCAGGGCAGGGAAAGGAAGAG ATCTCTTTTCTTGTCATATACGGAACAAGAGATTGAGAGGTGGCGGGAAGAACGTAGGAAGCACTACCCATCGAAATCCAACATAGAGAAG AAGATAAGTGAAAAGCTGATAAATTCAGAGGTCATTGAAAGAGAGGCCAACATTCGACGAGAG CAACTCAAGGATATTCTTACAAAGCAGGCTGAGTTGGGAGTTCAAATTGCCGAAGTACCATCGCACTACCTCGCAGATTCAAATCAAGGGCATATAAAAGAAGATAATGAAACATTGACCAAGAAGGGGAGGTCATCAAACAAGTTTGGTAAGAGAGAAAAATATGATAGAAAGGATCGGTTTTCCAAGAGGCAAAGATCACATCAAAGGGATTCGTCTAGTGACCCTTCTTTTGACAAAAGGGAgccaaacaaaagggagccaaCCTTGCTGCAGAAGCTTCTTAGTGCAGATATTAGGAGAGACAGAAGCCACCTGCTGCAGGTGTTTAGGTTCATGGTTACAAACTCTTTCTTCAAAGATTGTCCAGACAAACCTTTGAAATTCCCTACTGTAGCGGTAAAAGAAAGTTCGTGTGACGAAGAGGTGGCTCAAAAGTTGTCCTCACTTGTAGAGAAAGATGCTTTTAAGGGAAGTGATAAATCCATGGTTGGAAGAGTTTATAACAATCATTCTGGAAATAACAACGATGTCGGGAATTCTGTTGATAGCAGTGATGAAGATGATGGTGAAGGAGAGGGAACAGAGAGACCtggggaagaagaggaagaaatcATAGACTAG
- the LOC126630772 gene encoding uncharacterized protein LOC126630772 isoform X1 codes for MMQELSTIDDLPASNVELKPEKIEDGKDGGPSFRCDLYDTELVYKIAQVFIPGLATACVDNTSGDIFRTAGSVAADLRKEMVEYITQRSENFVAESVILEGGTDAQVSDHPYDIISDFVDDFASSKRNLFSRVTGWLLSEKREDNIDDFVQEMEINGFWLIDKREAIAQTLLKNVDFKNEHHCNMKFNSQEAVAEHASSCSFRSMTCTNEGCTIVFCASHMEKHDSICPFKIIPCEQNCSSTIMRREMDRHCITVCPMKLVSCPFYAVGCQSPVPHCKVEQHRSDDLHSHLLFILQTIHKEASAEDLKKRVEQIEKASSSSQLADARDVRSLTSALKGIEEKLGPMEMSSKHPEDVEAKPGPAELNGEHPEDFEAKFGPTEVTSKPTEDLEARLQPHEVNKSTPEVVETKLGPKEVSSKPQEDRQTKLGSKEMSSNTSKDPEANLGTNEVSSQPREDLEANQGSKEVSSKTSEDPEAKLGTKEQSRKVEKKLAPKEVDSKPPEDHEAKIGTNEVSSQPREDHETSQGSKEVSSKPPEDPEAKLGSKELSRKSPEDVEKKLAPKELDSTLPEDHEPKTRTKDVDNESPKDIEAKRGPKEVNNESPKDIEAKVGQDFEAKVTPSESSSKPPEDLEAKLGPKEVSGKHKDSKESRETSTSKNVLEEAQT; via the exons ATGATGCAG GAATTGTCAACCATTGATGATCTGCCTGCAAGTAATGTGGAACTCAAACCGGAAAAGATTGAAGACGGGAAGGATGGAGGTCCTTCGTTTCGTTGTGATCTTTACGACACAGAATTAGTTTACAAGATAGCTCAAGTGTTCATCCCTGGATTAGCTACAGCTTGTGTTGACAACACATCTGGTGATATCTTCAGGACCGCTGGTTCAGTGGCTGCTGATCTCAGAAAGGAAATGGTGGAGTATATTACTCAGAGAAGCGAAAATTTTGTAGCGGAGTCTGTTATCTTAGAAGGTGGGACGGATGCACAAGTCTCTGATCATCCGTATGACATCATTTCTGATTTTGTTGATGACTTTGCAAGTTCCAAGAGAAATCTGTTTAGTCGGGTTACAGGATGGCTGCTAAGTGAAAAAAGAGAAGATAACATAGATGATTTCGTTCAAGAGATGGAAATAAACGGGTTTTGGTTGATTGATAAAAGAGAAGCAATAGCACAGACTCTGCTTAAGAATGTCGACTTTAAGAATGAACATCACTGCAACATGAAGTTTAACTCTCAAGAAGCGGTTGCCGAGCATGCTTCAAGCTGCAGTTTTAGGTCTATGACTTGCACAAATGAAGGGTGTACTATTGTATTTTGTGCAAGTCACATGGAGAAACACGATTCCATTTGCCCGTTCAAGATAATTCCATGTGAACAAAACTGCTCCAGTACCATCATGAGACGCGAGATGGACAGACATTGTATTACCGTCTGTCCAATGAAGCTTGTTAGTTGTCCTTTCTATGCAGTGGGTTGTCAATCTCCCGTACCACACTGTAAAGTTGAGCAACATCGTTCGGATGatctccattctcacttgcttttcaTTCTTCAAACTATTCACAAGGAAGCATCTGCAGAGGATCTAAAGAAACGGGTGGAGCAAATAGAAAAG GCATCTTCATCGAGTCAATTAGCTGATGCTCGAGATGTGAGATCGTTAACATCTGCACTCAAGGGTATTGAAGAGAAACTTGGTCCAATGGAGATGAGCAGCAAACACCCAGAGGATGTTGAAGCAAAGCCAGGACCAGCAGAATTGAACGGCGAACATCCAGAGGATTTTGAAGCAAAATTCGGGCCAACGGAAGTGACCAGCAAACCCACCGAGGATCTTGAAGCAAGACTTCAGCCGCACGAAGTGAACAAAAGTACCCCAGAGGTTGTTGAAACAAAACTAGGGCCAAAGGAAGTGAGTAGCAAACCCCAAGAGGATCGTCAAACTAAACTAGGGTCAAAAGAAATGAGCAGCAATACCTCCAAGGATCCTGAGGCAAATCTCGGGACAAATGAAGTGAGCAGCCAACCACGAGAGGATCTTGAAGCAAACCAAGGGTCAAAGGAAGTGAGCAGCAAAACCTCAGAGGATCCTGAAGCAAAGCTTGGGACAAAGGAACAGAGCagaaaagttgaaaaaaaactaGCGCCAAAGGAAGTGGACAGCAAACCCCCAGAGGATCATGAAGCAAAAATTGGGACAAATGAAGTGAGCAGCCAACCCCGAGAGGACCATGAAACAAGCCAAGGGTCAAAGGAAGTGAGCAGTAAACCCCCAGAGGATCCTGAAGCAAAGCTTGGGTCAAAGGAACTGAGCAGAAAATCCCCGGAGGATGTTGAAAAAAAACTTGCGCCAAAGGAATTGGACAGCACACTACCAGAGGATCACGAACCAAAAACCAGGACAAAGGATGTGGACAATGAATCCCCGAAGGATATTGAAGCAAAACGTGGGCCAAAGGAAGTGAACAACGAATCCCCGAAGGATATTGAAGCAAAAGTAGGGCAGGATTTTGAAGCAAAAGTAACTCCTAGTGAAAGCAGCAGCAAACCACCAGAGGATCTTGAAGCAAAACTGGGGCCAAAAGAAGTGAGCGGCAAACACAAGGATAGTAAAGAGAGTAGAGAAACCTCAACTTCGAAAAATGTCTTGGAGGAAGCTCAAACATGA
- the LOC126630781 gene encoding vacuolar protein sorting-associated protein 36-like, whose protein sequence is MLKFKPNRVIIIRYNTRFQTCDYIVIIITIHDSHGRQMAGNCLQAAELTTSGRPVLLPTEIECSLLSAVDLECEDLPNFPHLKLGLLILTTHRLLWLPDSTTTTATASSSASAIPLAAIAHIFAAKKSIKSMFAWPRVRFQLSVSPEGRVPDSGSGSRSVVVTVVVRGKGDLDAFLSKFWESWRGRAWEIADEQGSSDAASGSGSASSSGLYTREGTVRMVGVSGILRKEQEMWESTDKSLQDAFQDLNALMSKAKEMVMLAEKMRQKLLSGSTSQPNDEELGSKQEMQDWMLSVGIISPVTKESAGAQYHQQLSRQLADFVRLPLERAGGMMNLIDIYCLFNRARGTELISPEDLLQACSLWEKFDVPVMLRKFDSGVMVIQNKSHSDEEVFARIKTLVTKPDALRTGISASDAAITLSIAPGMAKEHLLTAESKGLLCRDISPDGFRFYINLFPEIDPNDLYLVKDYGIYHTWLRAASASG, encoded by the exons ATGCTCAAGTTCAAACCAAACCGAGTCATCATCATAAGATACAACACACGATTTCAGACTTGTGATTACATTGTCATCATCATCACGATTCACGACTCACATGGTCGTCAAATGGCCGGGAACTGCCTGCAAGCCGCGGAGCTAACCACGAGTGGCCGCCCAGTCCTTCTCCCAACTGAGATCGAATGTTCCCTCCTTTCCGCCGTAGACCTCGAATGCGAAGACCTCCCCAACTTCCCGCACCTTAAATTGGGTCTCCTCATTCTCACCACCCACCGCCTCTTATGGCTTCCCGACTCCACTACCACAACAGCCACCGCCTCTTCTTCAGCCTCCGCCATCCCTCTCGCCGCCATCGCCCATATCTTTGCCGCCAAAAAGTCAATCAAGTCCATGTTCGCCTGGCCCCGGGTCAGATTCCAGCTCTCGGTTTCGCCCGAAGGCCGGGTTCCGGATTCGGGTTCGGGTTCGAGGTCGGTGGTTGTGACGGTGGTGGTGAGGGGGAAGGGCGATTTGGACGCGTTTTTGAGCAAATTTTGGGAGAGCTGGCGGGGTAGAGCCTGGGAGATTGCGGACGAGCAGGGCAGCTCCGATGCGGCTTCAGGTTCGGGTTCGGCGTCCAGTTCCGGGTTGTATACGAGGGAAGGGACGGTGAGGATGGTTGGAGTTTCGGGGATATTGAGGAAAGAGCAGGAAATGTGGGAGAGTACTGATAAGAGCTTGCAGGATGCTTTCCAGGACTTGAATGCTCTCATG AGTAAGGCTAAAGAGATGGTGATGCTAGCAGAAAAAATGAGGCAGAAGCTTTTATCTGGCTCGACTTCGCAGCCAAATGATGAGGAATTGGGTTCCAAACAAGAGATGCAGGATTGGATGCTGAGTGTTGGTATTATATCGCCCGTTACTAAGGAGTCTGCTGGTGCTCAGTATCACCAACAATTGTCCCGTCAG TTGGCAGATTTTGTCAGACTTCCACTTGAGAGAGCTGGAGGAATGATGAATCTTATAGACATCTACTGTCTCTTCAATCGTGCTCGAGGCACAG AACTGATCTCACCAGAGGATTTGCTGCAAGCGTGTTCGCTCTGGGAGAAATTTGATGT CCCAGTAATGCTTCGAAAGTTTGATAGTGGAGTCATGGTCATCCAGAATAAGTCCCACAGTGACGAAGAG GTTTTCGCTAGAATCAAGACCCTTGTAACAAAGCCTGATGCTCTTAGAACTGGGATAAGTGCTAGTGATGCTGCAATTACATTAAGTATTGCACCAGGCATGGCCAAGGAGCATCTTCTTACTGCTGAAAGCAAAG GTTTGCTGTGCAGAGATATAAGCCCTGATGGCTTTCGCTTTTATATCAACCTGTTTCCCGAAATCGATCCAAATGACTTGTACCT AGTGAAAGATTATGGAATCTATCACACATGGTTGAGGGCGGCGTCTGCTTCTGGATGA
- the LOC126630772 gene encoding uncharacterized protein LOC126630772 isoform X2, which translates to MMQELSTIDDLPASNVELKPEKIEDGKDGGPSFRCDLYDTELVYKIAQVFIPGLATACVDNTSGDIFRTAGSVAADLRKEMVEYITQRSENFVAESVILEGGTDAQVSDHPYDIISDFVDDFASSKRNLFSRVTGWLLSEKREDNIDDFVQEMEINGFWLIDKREAIAQTLLKNVDFKNEHHCNMKFNSQEAVAEHASSCSFRSMTCTNEGCTIVFCASHMEKHDSICPFKIIPCEQNCSSTIMRREMDRHCITVCPMKLVSCPFYAVGCQSPVPHCKVEQHRSDDLHSHLLFILQTIHKEASAEDLKKRVEQIEKASSSSQLADARDVRSLTSALKGIEEKLGPMEMSSKHPEDVEAKPGPAELNGEHPEDFEAKFGPTEVTSKPTEDLEARLQPHEVNKSTPEVVETKLGPKEVSSKPQEDRQTKLGSKEMSSNTSKDPEANQGSKEVSSKTSEDPEAKLGTKEQSRKVEKKLAPKEVDSKPPEDHEAKIGTNEVSSQPREDHETSQGSKEVSSKPPEDPEAKLGSKELSRKSPEDVEKKLAPKELDSTLPEDHEPKTRTKDVDNESPKDIEAKRGPKEVNNESPKDIEAKVGQDFEAKVTPSESSSKPPEDLEAKLGPKEVSGKHKDSKESRETSTSKNVLEEAQT; encoded by the exons ATGATGCAG GAATTGTCAACCATTGATGATCTGCCTGCAAGTAATGTGGAACTCAAACCGGAAAAGATTGAAGACGGGAAGGATGGAGGTCCTTCGTTTCGTTGTGATCTTTACGACACAGAATTAGTTTACAAGATAGCTCAAGTGTTCATCCCTGGATTAGCTACAGCTTGTGTTGACAACACATCTGGTGATATCTTCAGGACCGCTGGTTCAGTGGCTGCTGATCTCAGAAAGGAAATGGTGGAGTATATTACTCAGAGAAGCGAAAATTTTGTAGCGGAGTCTGTTATCTTAGAAGGTGGGACGGATGCACAAGTCTCTGATCATCCGTATGACATCATTTCTGATTTTGTTGATGACTTTGCAAGTTCCAAGAGAAATCTGTTTAGTCGGGTTACAGGATGGCTGCTAAGTGAAAAAAGAGAAGATAACATAGATGATTTCGTTCAAGAGATGGAAATAAACGGGTTTTGGTTGATTGATAAAAGAGAAGCAATAGCACAGACTCTGCTTAAGAATGTCGACTTTAAGAATGAACATCACTGCAACATGAAGTTTAACTCTCAAGAAGCGGTTGCCGAGCATGCTTCAAGCTGCAGTTTTAGGTCTATGACTTGCACAAATGAAGGGTGTACTATTGTATTTTGTGCAAGTCACATGGAGAAACACGATTCCATTTGCCCGTTCAAGATAATTCCATGTGAACAAAACTGCTCCAGTACCATCATGAGACGCGAGATGGACAGACATTGTATTACCGTCTGTCCAATGAAGCTTGTTAGTTGTCCTTTCTATGCAGTGGGTTGTCAATCTCCCGTACCACACTGTAAAGTTGAGCAACATCGTTCGGATGatctccattctcacttgcttttcaTTCTTCAAACTATTCACAAGGAAGCATCTGCAGAGGATCTAAAGAAACGGGTGGAGCAAATAGAAAAG GCATCTTCATCGAGTCAATTAGCTGATGCTCGAGATGTGAGATCGTTAACATCTGCACTCAAGGGTATTGAAGAGAAACTTGGTCCAATGGAGATGAGCAGCAAACACCCAGAGGATGTTGAAGCAAAGCCAGGACCAGCAGAATTGAACGGCGAACATCCAGAGGATTTTGAAGCAAAATTCGGGCCAACGGAAGTGACCAGCAAACCCACCGAGGATCTTGAAGCAAGACTTCAGCCGCACGAAGTGAACAAAAGTACCCCAGAGGTTGTTGAAACAAAACTAGGGCCAAAGGAAGTGAGTAGCAAACCCCAAGAGGATCGTCAAACTAAACTAGGGTCAAAAGAAATGAGCAGCAATACCTCCAAGGATCCTGAGGCAAAT CAAGGGTCAAAGGAAGTGAGCAGCAAAACCTCAGAGGATCCTGAAGCAAAGCTTGGGACAAAGGAACAGAGCagaaaagttgaaaaaaaactaGCGCCAAAGGAAGTGGACAGCAAACCCCCAGAGGATCATGAAGCAAAAATTGGGACAAATGAAGTGAGCAGCCAACCCCGAGAGGACCATGAAACAAGCCAAGGGTCAAAGGAAGTGAGCAGTAAACCCCCAGAGGATCCTGAAGCAAAGCTTGGGTCAAAGGAACTGAGCAGAAAATCCCCGGAGGATGTTGAAAAAAAACTTGCGCCAAAGGAATTGGACAGCACACTACCAGAGGATCACGAACCAAAAACCAGGACAAAGGATGTGGACAATGAATCCCCGAAGGATATTGAAGCAAAACGTGGGCCAAAGGAAGTGAACAACGAATCCCCGAAGGATATTGAAGCAAAAGTAGGGCAGGATTTTGAAGCAAAAGTAACTCCTAGTGAAAGCAGCAGCAAACCACCAGAGGATCTTGAAGCAAAACTGGGGCCAAAAGAAGTGAGCGGCAAACACAAGGATAGTAAAGAGAGTAGAGAAACCTCAACTTCGAAAAATGTCTTGGAGGAAGCTCAAACATGA
- the LOC126630777 gene encoding uncharacterized protein LOC126630777 isoform X1, with the protein MLPHYNSFPCHSNQAHTTGSLAPPPHQMQPQLGIRNPQIPVQFSNSNSMIALPNFMNLPNNLLPMQNNHLGMPQFGSIGPTSQPGQLNVGFFGSQGMPQFCNLVQQVNQLMSSQVPGQIFGHNMLNLQQQMNQNMGLPYGQFCLPNSMQNMNQFVPMQMQNPPQVRPNYGFPVSNQAPQTTMSQSVPLFANNRANLHSNQAGQQVNQNQQNLGLPPVQGTQLVQENKTNSSGGYNSNSNWKQSPSKSFTKNPKNHQGGFQNPQAHHMKNAKGKFSFPNGHKGKGLRNESEGKFSLANSSNQGRERKRSLFLSYTEQEIERWREERRKHYPSKSNIEKKISEKLINSEVIEREANIRREQLKDILTKQAELGVQIAEVPSHYLADSNQGHIKEDNETLTKKGRSSNKFGKREKYDRKDRFSKRQRSHQRDSSSDPSFDKREPNKREPTLLQKLLSADIRRDRSHLLQVFRFMVTNSFFKDCPDKPLKFPTVAVKESSCDEEVAQKLSSLVEKDAFKGSDKSMVGRVYNNHSGNNNDVGNSVDSSDEDDGEGEGTERPGEEEEEIID; encoded by the exons ATGTTACCTCACTACAATTCGTTTCCTTGCCATTCAAACCAAGCTCACACAACTGGTAGCTTGGCTCCACCTCCTCACCAG ATGCAACCTCAATTGGGTATCAGGAATCCCCAAATTCCAGTCCAATTTAGTAATTCCAATTCCATGATAGCTCTACCCAATTTCATGAATCTACCAAACAACCTTCTTCCTATGCAAAATAACCATCTGGGTATGCCTCAATTCGGTTCCATTGGCCCTACATCTCAACCGGGTCAGCTGAATGTTGGGTTTTTCGGTTCGCAAGGTATGCCTCAATTCTGCAATTTGGTGCAGCAAGTGAATCAATTGATGTCATCTCAAGTGCCTGGGCAAATATTTGGGCATAACATGTTAAATTTACAGCAACAGATGAACCAGAATATGGGTTTGCCGTATGGACAATTTTGTTTGCCCAATTCAATGCAAAACATGAATCAATTTGTGCCAATGCAAATGCAAAATCCACCACAAGTCCGTCCTAATTATGGTTTTCCGGTATCAAATCAAGCACCTCAGACCACAATGTCTCAAAGTGTCCCATTGTTTGCAAATAACCGGGCTAATCTGCATTCTAATCAGGCAGGCCAGCAAGTTAACCAAAATCAGCAAAACTTGGGTCTACCCCCAGTGCAAGGGACACAG CTTGTGcaggaaaataaaacaaatagtAGTGGTGGTTACAATTCAAATTCCAATTGGAAACAATCACCAAGCAAAAGCTTTACAAAGAATCCGAAGAATCACCAAGGCGG ATTTCAGAATCCTCAGGCGCATCATATGAAAAATGCAAAGGGAAAGTTCTCTTTTCCTAATGGGCACAAGGGAAAAG GGTTAAGAAATGAGAGTGAAGGAAAGTTTTCTCTGGCCAACTCTTCAAACCAGGGCAGGGAAAGGAAGAG ATCTCTTTTCTTGTCATATACGGAACAAGAGATTGAGAGGTGGCGGGAAGAACGTAGGAAGCACTACCCATCGAAATCCAACATAGAGAAG AAGATAAGTGAAAAGCTGATAAATTCAGAGGTCATTGAAAGAGAGGCCAACATTCGACGAGAG CAACTCAAGGATATTCTTACAAAGCAGGCTGAGTTGGGAGTTCAAATTGCCGAAGTACCATCGCACTACCTCGCAGATTCAAATCAAGGGCATATAAAAGAAGATAATGAAACATTGACCAAGAAGGGGAGGTCATCAAACAAGTTTGGTAAGAGAGAAAAATATGATAGAAAGGATCGGTTTTCCAAGAGGCAAAGATCACATCAAAGGGATTCGTCTAGTGACCCTTCTTTTGACAAAAGGGAgccaaacaaaagggagccaaCCTTGCTGCAGAAGCTTCTTAGTGCAGATATTAGGAGAGACAGAAGCCACCTGCTGCAGGTGTTTAGGTTCATGGTTACAAACTCTTTCTTCAAAGATTGTCCAGACAAACCTTTGAAATTCCCTACTGTAGCGGTAAAAGAAAGTTCGTGTGACGAAGAGGTGGCTCAAAAGTTGTCCTCACTTGTAGAGAAAGATGCTTTTAAGGGAAGTGATAAATCCATGGTTGGAAGAGTTTATAACAATCATTCTGGAAATAACAACGATGTCGGGAATTCTGTTGATAGCAGTGATGAAGATGATGGTGAAGGAGAGGGAACAGAGAGACCtggggaagaagaggaagaaatcATAGACTAG
- the LOC126630788 gene encoding NADP-dependent D-sorbitol-6-phosphate dehydrogenase-like — translation MAITLNSGFKMPVVGLGVWRMEGKEIRDLVFNALNLGYRHFDCAADYKNEPEVGEALAEALSTGLVKREDLFITTKLWNSDHGHVVEACKDSLKKLRLDYLDLYLVHFPVATKHTGVGTTGSALDEDGVLEIDTTVSLETTWHAMEELVSMGLVRSIGISNYDIFLTRDCLVYSKVKPAVNQIETHPYFQRESLVKFCQKHGICVTAHTPLGGAAANIEWFGSVSCLDDPVIKNLAEKYKKTVAQVVLRWGIQRNTVVIPKTSKLERLKENIQVFDFELTKEDMDLIGKVDRKHRTNQPAKFWGVDLYA, via the exons ATGGCGATAACACTCAACAGTGGATTCAAGATGCCAGTAGTGGGGCTGGGTGTTTGGCGCATGGAAGGAAAAGAAATCAGAGACCTCGTTTTCAATGCCCTCAACCTAGGCTATCGCCATTTCGATTGCGCTG CTGATTACAAGAATGAACCAGAAGTTGGGGAGGCACTTGCAGAAGCACTTTCGACTGGGCTTGTTAAGCGAGAGGATCTCTTCATCACCACCAAG CTTTGGAATTCAGATCATGGACATGTCGTAGAGGCCTGTAAAGATAGTCTGAAGAAACTTCGGTTGGATTATCTAGATCTGTACCTTGTTCACTTTCCTGTTGCCACCAAGCATACTG GAGTTGGTACGACTGGCAGTGCTTTGGATGAGGATGGGGTGCTAGAAATAGACACCACTGTATCTTTGGAAACTACCTGGCATGCTATGGAAGAGCTGGTCTCTATGGGTTTAGTTCGTAGCATTGGAATTAG TAACTATGATATCTTTCTAACGAGAGATTGCTTAGTTTATTCCAAAGTGAAGCCGGCCGTGAATCAGATTGAGACTCACCCATACTTCCAGCGTGAATCTCTTGTCAAATTCTGTCAGAAGCATGGCATCTGTGTCACTGCCCACACTCCTCTTGGAGGTGCTGCCGCCAACATCGAAtggtttggttcagtttcatgtCTGGATGATCCAGTTATCAAG AATCTGGCTGAGAAATACAAAAAGACTGTCGCCCAAGTTGTTCTAAGGTGGGGCATCCAACGCAACACGGTTGTCATCCCGAAGACATCAAAACTTGAGAGATTGAAAGAGAATATCCAAGTTTTCGACTTTGAGCTTACCAAAGAGGACATGGACCTGATTGGGAAGGTAGACAGGAAACACCGGACAAATCAACCTGCCAAGTTTTGGGGCGTTGATCTGTATGCATAG